In Equus quagga isolate Etosha38 chromosome 14, UCLA_HA_Equagga_1.0, whole genome shotgun sequence, one DNA window encodes the following:
- the LOC124225639 gene encoding zinc finger protein 709-like, with the protein MEEASDPDGSDDSVVIEFVSVTFTLEEWALLDPLQKKLYRDVMQETFRNLASIEKHERNHNGEKTYKCQECGKAFTWLKTLRRHMRMHTGDAPYKCKECEKHFNCSSSLQVHERTHTGEKPYECAKCSKAFSCPSSLQRREKTHTEKKPYECKEYGRACRYYTSLQMHERTHTGEKPYECKQRRKAFICHTNFQRHLRTHTGEKPYKCAECGKAFCDPGTFQRHERTH; encoded by the exons ATGGAGGAGGCCTCTGACCCTGATGGCAGTGAT GACTCGGTGGTCATTGAGTTTGTGTCTGTGACCTTCACCCTGGAGGAGTGGGCTTTACTGGATCCTTTACAGAAGAAactctacagagatgtgatgcAGGAAACCTTCAGGAATCTGGCCTCAATTG aaaaacatgaaagaaatcacaatggagAGAAAACCTATAAGTgtcaggaatgtgggaaagcctttacgTGGCTCAAAACCCTACGAAGACACATGAGAATGCACACTGGAGATGCTccttataaatgtaaagaatgtgaGAAACACTTCAATTGTTCTAGTTCACTTCAAGTACATGAAAGaacccacactggagagaaaccgtaTGAATGTGCAAAATGCAGTAAAGCGTTCAGTTGTCCCAGTTCTCTTCAAAGACGTGAAAAAACTCATACTGAgaagaaaccctatgaatgtaaggaatatGGGAGAGCCTGCAGATATTATACCTCCTTACAGATGCACGAAAGgactcacacaggagagaaaccctatgaatgtaagcaACGCAGGAAAGCCTTCATTTGTCACACAAACTTTCAAAGACACTTGAGAAcgcacactggagagaaaccatataaatgtgcGGAATGCGGGAAGGCCTTCTGTGATCCCGGTACTTTCCAAAGGCATGAAAGGACACACTAG